One Methanobacterium formicicum genomic region harbors:
- a CDS encoding 2,3-bisphosphoglycerate-independent phosphoglycerate mutase: MKGIIMIIDGMADRPLEELGGKTPLEAAKTPNMDKMAELGVNGIMDSIQPGIRPGSDTAHLSILGYDPYQVYTGRGPFEAAGVGVEVMPGDIAFRCNFSTASEDGTITDRRAGRIREGTDQLAETLNTMGLEEDVQVIFKESTGHRAVLVLRGPGLSDQISDADPKHEGKKYKEVVGLDDSPQAQKTSRILNRVIKKSYQLLKEHPINMERTKKGEPPANIVLPRGAGAVPNAQPFNEKYNLKSACIAETGLIQGIAQIVGMDIIEVEGATGGVDTNLDNITNSILLNATLDYDFLLINIDGADEAGHDGNLQEKVEFIEKVDEVIGKVMELEDVYFILTADHSTPIAVMDHTGDPVPLVIKGPGVRVDAVNQFHERAAASGGLCRIRGSDIMNILLDLMNRSSKFGA, from the coding sequence ATGAAGGGAATCATAATGATAATTGATGGGATGGCAGACCGCCCCCTGGAAGAATTAGGAGGTAAAACCCCCCTAGAAGCAGCTAAAACCCCAAATATGGACAAAATGGCAGAATTAGGGGTTAATGGAATTATGGACTCCATACAACCTGGAATAAGACCAGGTAGTGATACTGCTCACCTGTCCATACTAGGTTATGATCCCTACCAAGTTTACACTGGAAGAGGGCCCTTCGAAGCCGCAGGAGTCGGAGTAGAAGTGATGCCTGGCGACATAGCCTTCCGTTGTAACTTTTCAACCGCCAGTGAGGATGGAACCATCACTGACCGTAGAGCTGGAAGGATAAGGGAAGGCACTGACCAGTTAGCAGAGACACTTAACACCATGGGATTAGAAGAAGATGTCCAGGTCATATTCAAAGAATCCACCGGCCACCGTGCGGTTCTGGTTTTAAGGGGACCGGGTTTATCGGATCAGATCAGCGATGCCGACCCCAAACACGAAGGAAAAAAATACAAAGAAGTGGTGGGATTGGATGATTCTCCCCAGGCCCAGAAAACTTCCCGTATCCTCAACCGGGTGATTAAAAAGTCTTACCAGCTTTTGAAAGAGCACCCGATTAATATGGAACGAACCAAGAAGGGAGAACCACCAGCCAACATAGTGCTGCCCCGGGGTGCAGGGGCCGTACCCAATGCCCAGCCATTCAATGAGAAATATAATCTTAAATCAGCATGCATAGCTGAAACTGGACTTATACAGGGAATTGCCCAGATAGTGGGCATGGATATAATTGAAGTAGAAGGTGCAACTGGTGGAGTGGACACCAATCTGGATAACATCACCAACAGCATCCTACTAAATGCCACCCTTGACTATGATTTCCTGCTCATAAACATTGACGGTGCGGATGAAGCAGGTCACGATGGTAACCTCCAGGAAAAGGTGGAATTCATTGAAAAAGTGGACGAGGTCATAGGGAAGGTAATGGAACTGGAAGATGTTTACTTCATACTGACTGCCGACCATTCCACCCCCATTGCAGTAATGGACCACACTGGAGACCCGGTGCCCCTGGTTATTAAGGGACCCGGGGTGCGGGTGGACGCGGTTAACCAGTTCCATGAACGAGCAGCAGCCAGTGGTGGTCTGTGCCGGATAAGGGGCAGTGACATCATGAACATACTACTGGATCTCATGAATCGATCCAGTAAATTCGGGGCGTAG
- the glmM gene encoding phosphoglucosamine mutase: MDTEIPKLFGTSGIRGKIEKDITPELALRVGRAISTYLGKKKKIVVGYDTRTSNLMLERAVSAGILQGGCQVLSIGMVPTPVVGYATMKLEADAGVMITASHNPSPYNGIKLWNPDGMAYLQEQERTIERIIHENKFYNAPWEDIGKITDVSPVVNDYTEDLLGLMNIQPGLKVVVDCANGAASYLSPFILRKAGCKVVSLNAQPDGFFPGRKPEPSEANLQELMKVVKVTGADLGIAHDGDADRMIAVDDKGRMADFDKLLALVSAEIGGCVVTTVDASACIDRALEGVGGTVERTKVGDVHVAEMIHNIDATFGGEPSGTWLHPEFCMCPDGILSALKVIKLVQNRGPLSLLLDNIPVYPTMRDKIDCREDQKDPLMEKAKTDLPSIYQEVADVNLKDGVRISFEDGSWVLVRPSGTESFIRITLEGKTEDKARMIHEKAAKFIHELL, encoded by the coding sequence ATGGACACTGAGATTCCCAAACTCTTCGGCACCTCAGGAATAAGGGGAAAAATAGAAAAAGACATAACCCCTGAACTGGCCTTGAGAGTTGGAAGAGCCATCTCCACCTACCTGGGTAAAAAGAAAAAAATAGTGGTGGGCTATGACACCCGAACCTCCAACCTAATGCTGGAAAGGGCAGTGAGCGCTGGGATACTCCAGGGTGGCTGTCAGGTTCTGAGTATAGGGATGGTACCCACGCCCGTAGTGGGCTACGCCACCATGAAATTGGAAGCAGATGCCGGAGTGATGATCACTGCATCCCATAATCCCTCACCCTATAATGGGATCAAACTGTGGAATCCCGATGGTATGGCTTACCTGCAAGAACAGGAACGTACCATTGAACGGATAATCCATGAAAATAAATTTTACAATGCACCCTGGGAGGACATCGGGAAGATTACTGATGTGAGCCCGGTTGTGAATGACTACACTGAAGATCTGTTGGGTTTAATGAATATTCAGCCCGGTCTGAAGGTGGTTGTTGACTGTGCCAATGGTGCAGCCTCTTATTTATCCCCTTTTATCCTCAGAAAGGCTGGTTGTAAAGTGGTGAGCTTGAATGCTCAGCCTGATGGTTTTTTCCCGGGAAGGAAACCAGAACCATCTGAAGCCAACTTACAGGAACTTATGAAGGTGGTGAAAGTTACCGGGGCAGATCTGGGAATAGCCCATGACGGTGATGCTGACCGGATGATCGCCGTGGATGATAAGGGGCGGATGGCAGATTTTGACAAACTACTGGCCCTGGTTTCAGCAGAGATAGGTGGCTGTGTAGTTACCACTGTGGATGCCTCGGCCTGTATTGACCGGGCCCTGGAAGGAGTAGGAGGCACCGTGGAAAGGACCAAAGTGGGTGATGTGCACGTGGCTGAGATGATCCACAACATCGATGCTACCTTTGGTGGTGAACCCTCCGGTACCTGGTTGCATCCTGAGTTCTGCATGTGTCCCGACGGAATATTGTCTGCTCTAAAGGTAATTAAGTTAGTTCAAAACAGAGGCCCCCTATCATTGCTTCTGGACAATATCCCGGTGTACCCCACCATGAGGGATAAAATTGACTGCCGGGAAGATCAAAAGGACCCACTAATGGAAAAAGCTAAAACCGACCTTCCCTCCATTTACCAGGAAGTAGCAGATGTTAATCTCAAAGATGGAGTTAGAATATCCTTTGAAGATGGGAGCTGGGTTCTGGTTAGGCCTTCCGGAACTGAATCATTCATCAGAATAACTTTAGAAGGTAAAACTGAAGATAAAGCCCGGATGATTCATGAAAAGGCAGCAAAATTTATTCATGAACTTTTATAA
- the hisC gene encoding histidinol-phosphate transaminase — protein MVRVKELVKKLDPYVPGRSNADLARAYNLDPDKIIRMGSNENPLGPSPWAVKALQENLHKINTYPESNTDDLKRKIASYAGVNVEEVIIGGDGADEILDVLAKTLIEPGDEYIVHPPSYMYYEFTFNIHGAVPVYARWDIEKNQLDLDSVLEAISPRTKVIFLCTPNNPTGGLIDKKDIRTVLESTDALVVVDEAYWEFSGVNNLELLAEYDNLFILRTFSKVMGLAGMRIGYGIGNKEFIQYMHRVKPVFSLNKLSHIAASTTLDDADYIERSNELSIQSRDYLYHEMSKIPQLKVYQSLANYMLVDIRDTGMNSREISEELMKNGVIVRDCSSFRGLDEYWIRVSVATMEEDEQFINILQNILQ, from the coding sequence ATGGTACGTGTAAAAGAATTAGTTAAAAAGCTTGATCCATATGTTCCTGGCAGATCTAACGCGGATCTGGCTCGTGCTTATAACCTGGACCCGGATAAAATAATTAGGATGGGATCCAATGAAAATCCCCTGGGACCATCACCCTGGGCAGTGAAGGCCCTTCAGGAAAATCTCCACAAGATTAACACCTACCCTGAATCCAATACTGATGATTTGAAGAGAAAAATTGCCTCTTACGCCGGTGTTAATGTAGAGGAAGTGATTATAGGTGGAGATGGAGCAGATGAAATCCTGGATGTCTTGGCCAAAACCCTTATTGAACCCGGTGATGAGTACATTGTCCATCCCCCATCTTACATGTACTACGAGTTCACCTTTAACATCCACGGCGCAGTTCCGGTCTACGCACGTTGGGATATTGAAAAAAACCAGCTGGATCTTGATTCTGTGCTGGAAGCAATTTCTCCGCGGACCAAGGTTATCTTCCTGTGCACCCCCAACAATCCCACCGGGGGATTGATTGATAAAAAAGATATTAGAACAGTTTTAGAGAGTACTGATGCCCTGGTAGTGGTTGATGAGGCTTACTGGGAGTTTTCTGGTGTTAACAATCTGGAACTCCTGGCCGAGTATGACAATCTCTTCATCCTCCGAACCTTTTCCAAAGTCATGGGCCTGGCCGGGATGAGGATTGGCTACGGAATCGGCAATAAAGAATTTATCCAGTACATGCACCGGGTTAAACCAGTCTTCAGTCTGAATAAACTCTCACATATTGCCGCCTCTACCACCCTGGATGATGCAGATTACATTGAAAGGTCCAATGAGCTATCCATCCAGAGCCGGGATTACCTCTACCATGAAATGTCCAAAATCCCCCAGTTGAAGGTTTACCAATCATTGGCCAATTACATGTTGGTGGATATCCGGGACACAGGAATGAATTCCCGAGAAATCTCAGAAGAACTAATGAAAAATGGAGTGATAGTTAGGGATTGCAGTTCCTTCCGTGGATTGGATGAATACTGGATAAGGGTTAGTGTGGCCACCATGGAAGAAGATGAGCAGTTTATCAATATTCTCCAAAATATTTTACAGTAA
- a CDS encoding gamma carbonic anhydrase family protein, whose protein sequence is MIHPSVQIFPGVHTIGNVIIGANSSVWYNAVIRGDMESITIGNNSNVQDNSVLHSSKGYPLKIGDYVSVGHAAVIHGCTVDDNCIIGMNATLLNGSHIQKNSIVAAGSVVTGGKVFPENSLIMGVPARVVRELSEEEVQGIKDNALRYFNLAHSEDQCEEG, encoded by the coding sequence ATGATCCATCCCAGTGTGCAAATTTTCCCCGGTGTTCACACCATAGGAAATGTTATTATCGGAGCTAACTCTTCTGTTTGGTATAATGCAGTGATAAGAGGAGATATGGAGAGCATTACCATTGGTAATAATTCTAATGTGCAAGATAACTCTGTATTACACTCCTCTAAAGGTTATCCACTTAAAATAGGGGATTATGTTTCAGTAGGACATGCAGCAGTGATCCACGGTTGTACAGTTGATGATAACTGCATTATTGGTATGAATGCCACCTTACTCAATGGCAGCCACATCCAGAAGAACAGCATAGTGGCCGCGGGATCCGTAGTGACTGGAGGTAAGGTTTTCCCTGAAAACAGCCTGATAATGGGTGTCCCGGCCAGAGTAGTGCGTGAGTTGAGTGAAGAAGAAGTGCAGGGGATTAAGGATAACGCTTTACGTTATTTTAATCTAGCGCACAGTGAAGATCAGTGCGAAGAAGGATAA
- the glmU gene encoding bifunctional sugar-1-phosphate nucleotidylyltransferase/acetyltransferase — protein MRAVILTAGEGTRMRPLTLTRPKTMLPVGGKPLLEYNIRALRDAGIKDITLIVGYQKEAVMDHFQDGHNLGVNINYVTQEERLGTAHAIGQVADLALETNDAIIVTNGDIILGNQLIKSLIDKYNKSQAQSILVLTEVDDPSSFGVVELEGDCINDVVEKPAPGEAPSNLINAGIYLFDPSIFQAIAQTDKSERGEYEITDSLKIQIKEGKKVLGLVSQDKWIDVGRPWEFLELNEHYLEASHEQIEGEIEEGVTIHGPVVLKKGSIIRSGTYIMGPVYIGENCDIGPNTFLRKHTSIGNDVNVGNAVEIKNSIIMDGTNVNHLSYVGDSIIGANCNIAAGTNIANLRFDDGGVKVTVKGKRVDSGRRKMGVIFADGVKTGINSSFNPGVTIGLNSSVGSGAIIYRDIPDNKIVIHHQKQEIKDKK, from the coding sequence ATGAGGGCGGTTATACTTACAGCAGGTGAAGGTACCAGGATGCGGCCTTTGACACTCACCCGACCAAAGACCATGCTCCCGGTTGGTGGGAAACCTCTATTGGAATACAATATCCGAGCACTGCGTGATGCCGGTATAAAAGACATCACCCTGATCGTGGGCTACCAGAAGGAAGCGGTAATGGATCATTTCCAGGATGGACATAATCTTGGAGTTAACATCAACTACGTTACCCAGGAAGAACGCTTGGGAACTGCCCATGCCATTGGACAGGTGGCGGATCTTGCCCTTGAAACCAACGATGCCATCATTGTTACCAATGGAGATATAATCCTGGGAAATCAACTAATAAAAAGCTTAATAGACAAATACAACAAATCACAAGCACAATCAATCTTAGTTCTCACTGAAGTGGATGATCCTTCTTCCTTTGGAGTGGTGGAACTGGAAGGAGATTGTATAAATGATGTGGTGGAAAAACCCGCCCCTGGTGAAGCCCCCAGTAACCTTATTAATGCCGGAATTTATCTCTTTGACCCCAGTATCTTCCAGGCCATTGCCCAAACAGATAAATCTGAACGGGGGGAATACGAAATAACTGACTCCCTTAAAATCCAGATTAAAGAGGGGAAAAAAGTTCTGGGATTGGTGTCCCAGGATAAGTGGATCGATGTGGGACGTCCCTGGGAATTTTTGGAATTAAATGAACATTACCTGGAAGCATCCCACGAACAGATCGAAGGTGAAATTGAAGAGGGAGTTACTATTCATGGCCCGGTAGTACTTAAAAAGGGCAGCATCATCCGTTCTGGAACCTACATCATGGGTCCAGTTTACATCGGAGAAAACTGTGATATCGGCCCCAACACTTTCCTGCGTAAACACACCTCCATTGGTAACGATGTTAACGTTGGAAATGCAGTTGAAATTAAAAATTCAATAATTATGGATGGAACCAATGTAAACCACCTTTCTTATGTGGGTGATTCTATAATTGGGGCTAATTGTAACATTGCCGCTGGAACCAACATTGCCAACCTCCGCTTCGATGATGGAGGGGTGAAAGTAACAGTCAAAGGTAAAAGGGTTGACAGTGGAAGGCGTAAAATGGGTGTTATATTCGCTGACGGAGTTAAAACTGGTATCAATTCCAGTTTCAATCCGGGAGTGACCATTGGTCTCAATTCATCTGTGGGATCCGGGGCTATAATTTACCGGGACATACCCGATAACAAAATAGTTATACACCACCAGAAACAGGAAATAAAGGATAAAAAATAG